CAACAAGCGATGTTGGCAAAGTTCAGTGGGTGCCTGTCTCGAGCACAGCTGTGCACAATCGCGTGCACAATGGGATCAATGCGGGGGCACGTGCGACTCGCGAGACCCCGGCTGTCAATGGCCAGCGTTGACAATAGACCCCCACTGCGCCGCGGCTCGCCACGCACGAGGACAGGCGGGCGTTTATTACGATGAGGTGTTTATGCTGAAAAATACGGAAAATGGTCAATATTGAGAGAGGATTAGAAACAATAATAGCTGTATAATTAGTTCGAGACCTTTGAGAATGGGCCTAAAAGTTATTATCAGTGttagtgcaaaaaagaaaaaacatgcaaaaaagttacaaaaatattaaaatccgtaattatgttttaaacaataaatcaaACTATGGCATTAGCACTAATAATCTAAACTGAGTTCACTTGACTTGGCCTAATCACCATTAACTATTAACAATCATATCTCTTGGCGGCAGAATATGACgccaaaaatggatgaaaacaaTTGAATGACCGACCGAACAACGCACACACCTGCTCTCCGCACAGTAAGCTGTCAAAATCACTTAAATACGCACACATGGAGGAGCGTCACTTTACGCAGCGAACACCAGACACACACTGTGTGTAATTAAGTGGAAAAATCCTAATCCAACCGACTAATGAACACAATCGATTAAGATAGTTAACACGCGCGTCAAAACTGGACGGGATGTTTATGAACGACATCTCCTAGCCTGGCACTAGTTTCATTAAGAACGCTAAATCCCTTATGGTGACCTTACTCCAAAATCCCGTGAACTTTTTGACGACTACCGCGTCATAATAGGACACTGATtgtatatttgtattattaaatacagtttttctttctgtcttttttttttttcaaaagactTAAATGTAAGACTTTTATCGAGAATGTTTCAACGAATGTTGTAAATGAAAGCAAATAAATGTGGACAAGAATGGTTTCAGACTGAGCGAAGTATAGAATAGGCCTATGATTGTCCCATTTCTAAGATGGCACATTATTAGCTGGAGATGTAGATCCAAGTTGGCCTTTCTGCAATATGGGAAAAGAGCTTTCGGCTGTAAAATGGGGTTCATTTAGGTATCTGTCCTAAAGTTTCAATCCAGCGTCCAGAGGCCTTTACCTGTACTATTTCGTTTTCAGCAATAAATTATCTTAAGTATCAACTGATCAATATGTTCTCATTTTCTTGCCAATCACAATACTTTTAAACTGTCATTGTTTCAGGAACTgctgatttacaaaataaagcGCTGTCCACGCGTGCAcgacttctctctctcttttggaGAAACTTCTGGCCACGAGCCCGCCACGCGCGTTTGGATGAATTGATGGTGGGTGGGGCGCCTGAGGGAGGGGCTTGCCGgctaaaggcaaaaaaatctgCCTCGTTGTGCCATTTGGAGATGAAAATTCCATGCGCACTGATGGCTCTCTGAGGAAACGGCAGCAGAGTTTGGATGCATCAAGAGAGAAACGCAGGGACTCTGGACTAATCACTTCGTTTCTTTCActcccttttttttaataaacctgacttttttttttttactttgcacagAGCGAGCTGTGAATCCAAACAGGTGAGTCTAGTTTTTTTATTGGGAAGTTGTCTAGTAGAGAGAAAAATATCCAAACTACATGTTCATGGAACAGATTTAGGGACATGCACTCGGAAAGAGCGCCTGTGTAGGCTTATGGGGCACAACAACACAGGCCCATCTGTTTTTTGTGATTGCAATAAACAGGTGTCATTTGCATTATTATTGTAAATGTTATTACATTACAGTCATGATTGAGTTTTCACATATTCTGAAAAATCATTGCAGTATATTGTCATCCTTTTATGCACAAAAAATTAAGTGGGactcttcaaaataagagcaaatcCATGTCCATGTCAGTTTTAtttgtaataataaaaaatctttgattttttacTTCTTAATAATGTTTTGAATACATTAATTTATTCTGTAAGGTATGAGAATGTCAGGAAAAGAGGAAATTCCATTTGAAACGTTATAAACTGTGTTCACTGGCCTGCCCACATGTGTGTTGAGTTCCTATTTTAATCTTTGAGCTTTATATTCTCAGTAAATCCCATCGTGTCCCAGATTGACAGTGTCTCTGTGGCTACCACATCACAGGAGGAGACTGTTCAGccacattatttaaaaaaaatggaatagtAAAATAAAGACTATCTGAAAGTTTAAGAGTTTCTTCAAAACATCCTCACTGTTTGTTGACTGCAGCTCTTGAATGAGGTGAGAGCTGTCCAAGTGCTGAAATGAAAACTCTCACACTGGATTTCAGGGGAAATGAGTTGTTGATGAATATCTCTCAAACTGCCTCTAGTGCCTCTGCAGACAATCAGAAACCTGTAATTTTACTGCACAGTTTGTGTTTGAGGAGTTACATCATGCATTTAAATCTGCAGGTAGTAAATAATTCAAAGGTTGTATCTGATATTTGACTGTTTTGCTCTGTTTTCCTCCAGTTCAAAAATGATGACCAAACCGTTTGGAAAGAGCAGTGATGTGAGCGAGCTGGTGAGCTCCCTGGGCTGGCTGGAGGAGGACGGTAGCTCCCAGGATGGAGATGAAAGCCCTGAGATGAGAGTGCGACATGGCCTGAATGCAGGGAGCCGGATCCACTCCTGCACAGAGCTTGGCAGTGAGGacatggaggaggaagaagaggaggaagatgaggaggagatcGGACCAAATGGAGAGAATGCTCCTAAGAGGAGAGGCcctaagaagaagaagatgaccAAAGCTCGGCTGGAGAGGTTTCGTGCCCGGCGGGTCAAAGCCAACGCCAGGGAACGTTCAAGAATGCACGGGCTGAATGACGCTCTGGATAATCTGCGCAGAGTGATGCCCTGCTACTCCAAAACACAGAAGCTGTCGAAGATCGAGACTCTCCGATTGGCCCGTAACTACATCTGGGCTCTGTCTGAGGTGCTGGAGAGTGGACAGTCTCCAGAGAGCCATGGCTTTGTGGAGATGCTGTGTAAAGGTTTGTCTCAGCCCACCAGTAACCTGGTGGCTGGCTGCCTGCAGCTGGGGTCCAGTCCCATGATGCTCAACAAACTAGAGGACAAGTGTGGAGGCCCTGGAGTTGGTGGTGTTGGGGGTCAGACTGGCCATCCACTCAGCTACCCATCTCCAGGCCTTCCAAGCCCTCCTTACGGCTCCCTGGAGGCCTCCCACCTCCTCCATATGAAGGGATTCAAGGGTGCTGTGTATGACAACCCCTCCCCTAACGAGTGCAGCAGCGGCACCCCGCCGTACGACGGCCCCCTCACTCCTCCTCTCAGCATCAGTGGGAACTTTGCCCTGAAGCAAGAACCCTCACCCCACGAATCAGAGAGGAACTACACGCCCCACGCTGGCCACCATGCCCACTACCTCACATCTCACCATTACTCCTCATCCACAGCAGGGGGGCCTCAGGGCCACCCACTCTTTCAGGCCTCACGCTACGAGCTGCCCCTCGATGTGGCCTTTGACTCCTTTACTTCGTCTCACCTCATCAGCTCACAGATGGGCACGATGTGAAGTGTAGTGGACAAGTTTCAGACACTGTAAAGGGGAAGAAATCTCTTGAATgaactgctgtaaaaacaacagctgcATTTCTGACTGTACAGAGAAAATGGTATGAATTCTGCTGATTTGGACTCTAGGAGAGATTCAACACCTAAACTCAATCTACCAGACAGTAATATGCACCTACGACTTCTGAGAAttaatttattcttttatttggATTTAAATTTCTGATGAATTTCCCCCTTGGTTAAAACACAATGACTAAAGATGATCTGACCGAATGTGTAACTCTAACTCTGATGTGATTGGGACTGAAAACCCCCGACTTTGTCAGATCGACTTGTCTGCATATCACAAAGTAATCGATAAAGTCATACAAACTAAACCTAAATTCTGCACAACTAACTCGCCCATCTCACCATTTGAAAAGCACAGCATTTATTTATATctgtatttaatatttattttgataatGTCTTGTccgtttttatatttttctcagcacaattcttttatttctgttttcatggtttGTTGTAAGTCACTGGCATCTGTActgtatttaatttatttattggAGGTCTTTCAGGTACTTGTTCAACTGGTGttgcaattttatttttgtcataccatactgttgtaaatattttgcCGTTTCGCACTTAATTGAATAAATATTCTTATATTATATGCTATTTCTACAGTAACAACACTATTTgccatgtgtttctttctgttgTAGTGTAAAGCTCAGTTTTAGGGACACTTAAAATCTCTCAATAGTGGACACACAATTAAACTTTGAGTTACTGTATTTTAATCCTATTTTCATAGTTTGGTTTGCATGAGATGAGTGCATTTGCAGACTAATGTTTCTCAGTGCACCACAAGTTAAACGTTACTTATCTAAGGCCAGTTTACAGCAAAATTCAAAATCTTTTTGCATTCTTACTCGTGCTAACATACCAACTCAGCTAAAGATTTTTCTGTTCATACATCaagttttcaactttttatcaaatttactACATATAGCAGTCATTATCCAATTTCTAATAAGAAAATGCATTCCCCAGCATTATTACTAAGAGATTATGATTAATTAAATAttctacaaagaaaaaataattaagatCAAATTCAAAGGATAAATTAGTGGctcagtttaatctgattaaataATAAACAGATCACACAGATGTAAAAACTATAAAATTGTGCAGGACTAAAAAGGTGGAATTTGGGGCTGTGTAATAGAGATCTGTTGACTGTGTGCATTCGTGATTATTCAGAAGTGCTTTGGGGGCGTCTATCAGGTCAGGCAGCAGGACTGTTGTGGGCCATGGGAAAACAGCTCTGGGGAACAGGTGAATGTGTCACAGAGGCCTTTCTGAGTCTCTCCACATGTCCCATTTTCCCATCCAGTTCATGCCAAAACACTCTGGGGCAAAAGCTCATTTTCAAAGACTTTCCACATTATAGATGGAGGAATAGagggaataaaacaaacactttcTGAAGCTTTTTTTCCCAGCTCAGATTGATTTGGTGCCAAGGCTCCTAACACATTTATATCACTCAACTAATGACAAAAGTCTCAGTTTTGACTTTACTGATGGTGTCAAAGGGCGTGATGGCTCTTgacaagaacaaagaacagagaGGTGGGAGAGCAAATGTGGTGGTGTGTTCGAGTGTTTATTATTGCAGTACTTTAGGCCTTTAAAGGAAGGGAAAGGTGTTTCAATTAGCTGTTGTCCAAGAGGATATCCCCCTCTCTTCAGCAACCTCTCCAAAGGTTTGTCTTTTCCAGTCCAGCACCGAAAgcatggaggagaaaaaaggaacGATTGTTTTACTGGGCGCCACTGGGCCATTGTGAACGCAGCCTGTTCTTTCTCTTGACCTGTGACCTGCATTGTTGTGCAGCTTCTCGTTCGGGGAGGGCAGACAGCTGGGGGAACTGCGGGGGGGCTGACGGACAGCTGGGCCAATTtgggaaaagagagaagagggtgAGAGCATGAGATTGAGAggaaagggagagaaaaaagggggagtTTGTGTTTtaggagaggaaagaggaagaaagggcAGGAGAGGTGATGGAGGTCCTTGCTCTTCATTCATGTTTGTCTTCTGTGATTCTGCGTGTCAGTCCTGGCAGAGGAGTGACACATAGCTTTACACGCATGCAGACATTTGGCCTGTGAAGAAGCGTGAGCTGGTGCACTCCCTCTTTGTGTCTTTGCCGTTTGTTTCAGAGAAAAACGGTGGTAGTAGAGGTGGGGGGCAGAGTTTGTGGATTAACCTCCTGAGTCCAAATACATGAGTGGGTGGATATGGAAATAATCTGCGTAAATTAACTTTGGATACAAGATTACAGAGCAGAGATGGAGGGCAGCTTCTGGAGTTCAGGGCACAGTAGGAGAGACAGTATGAAAACTATGAAACAATTTAGAGAAGGTATGCAACGTAGGTACTGGGGCTGTCACCACactaaaaattaaagtttgatttgataATGGTGAAAGTTTAATCAATTTTCAtaccatgtaaaaaaaaaggaaatcccatacatttgatttttagcCGTTCATTGTTCATTATCAATTTCTGCAAACTCCTGCACTCACAAATTCtttagtttttgccatttagcCAGTTTGATTGCAATTCAGATGGACTCATTCCTCATATACATTTGTCTTATGAAACacgtagtttttttttattttcagaaaattttGATAATTGGAATCACTGAGgtattttgtttaaaatcacattgtactcagtgggaaaaaaaatttcagatattacattttattttagttttcgCCAAAGAGAATGAAGGGGAACATGGCTGTAAAAGATAGCTAAGGGTGGTAGTTTTGGtattttgagtacatttatGGTTCAAAGGTGCAGAAAAGGGACGAAGCCAAAGGTCCTCTGCTgggaaaaggcaaaaagtcTTTATTGAATTGGCTGCtttacaaagaaaaagccatTTATTATTCAAAATTGATCAGGAAAAGAATTGCAAGTTGCTTGAAAAGGTGCAACAAAGCCTCACTTTCAGTATATTTGGCAAACTCAGACTTACTTGTAGATTGAGCGTATTAAGTGGCTCTCAATCTCATCCATGATAAGGGGACAATGGTCTTTTAATGTGAAGTGAACACATGTTCTGCAAAGCCATGTCGGCTGAGACGACAAGCTGCAGAACGCGACCTGTAGTTTAATCCCATGGGAGGGAGAGGTCATGTCAGACATCAATGCACAGAATATGTATGGAGCTACTTTAGGCACAGTTTGGGATATTTTTAAGATGTGTTACATGCAAACAACATGTATCCTAATGGAAACAAACTGAAGAGAAAATAGAGTACAGAAGACAGGAGCTTGAATGTGCCATCTTGTGCATATATTCCAGTTTCTGTGGGCTGCACATTTAATCCACTGGCCAAACAAGAGTGTCTCCCACTAAAATGAAAAGGTCCTGATCCATAGGAGCGAGATAGAGGGATAAAGCATTGTGATTAAGATTGTATTAATGGGGCCATAGGAGGCTGGAAGGCTTTAATCAGTGTCTGTGTGCCCATAATCCCTCTGCCTTTAAGCTGGGGCCAACATAGTGATCCCCCCCCCCGCTCTCAGGCTGCAGCACAcatacaaacatgcacacactcacgcCTCCTCTGTGGGGTGTACTGGGGATATATGAGCGCTCAGGTTGAGAGGTGGAGCaccctgtaaaaaaaaaaaaaaaaaaaaaagacagcctTGACTTAGAGGAGCAGCTGGTGGAAGAAAGACTGAggagatggatggagggagagatGTGGGAAAAGGAAACAATGATGATGCAGAGGATGGACCTGTGAGAAGATGAAGGAacttaaataatgacaaatttTACGGTCATAGTCAACATGGTGGATGcaataaaaaatagatttataaAACTTGGCTTTTCATGACCCAGGGCATCTATGATTTGAATGTCAACGGGATATGGATAAAACCAATTCCCATTCTGATACATATTCAAGAATGGTTCCCACagtgtacatatttttttaaaaccaaagcTGTTAAACTTCAaagtaaaaagttcaattattCTATATAAAAGCTCTTCGTTGGCTATTTAAGCAATCAGAGGAATTCAATGctgatttatacttttattAAATTTCTAGTTCATCTGAAAGATCTAGCTTAATTCTGTACAATGTCAAAAACTTTGTGAATGTCTGTGGGTTCATTTGaaagaaacacaagatacttgtgccctataaaaAGGATAATAGTTGAATTGCGTTTCTGTCTAAAGTGCAACTTCCTTGGGTTTCTTGTCTTGCTTATGAGAAGCTGTAACATGGAAAAATATCAGCTATTACTATATGAGGGACATTTATGTGCAATGACACAGTGCCAGGATATAGGAGAATTAATAATTCTAGAGTTTCAAGAAACAAAAGAACCAAACAGAAGGCAgaattttcagttattttcagcAAATTAAGGGCATTTGGTTTTTGTTTGGGTATTAATAGATAGCAAACTGAAGTCATTCGTTTTGTAACTTTCAAGAAATGTTTTGTCTAATGTTAAGAAGTTTAAGTGCCCTTTCAtttaagccaaaaaaaaaacagacagtacTATATCAAAATAGTTCAagttttcatgagtttgaaGCACTTTATAAATATTGATATGAGTAGCTCTAAAAGGGAAACTTAACCAGCATCTGCAAAGTTTTCCCTTTGATTCCAAGCAGCGCATATCATCACAAATAACATTTGTTATATAGTCTTGTTACATAAATGTCAAAAGAAACCACCATCTACATGGAATTTGTAATAGACAAAGACTTTAATTAGACTATTTAGATGAGTTCCCACATTTTGCAGGGTCAGTGTATTTTGTTGATGCATATGAGCCTcttctcacaggagcttcaTTGTTGAGAAAATCATTTGAGAAATGTTCCTTAGCAGCTTTGAGAAATACTGctaaagaaaatagaaaacagCTTGTTCTACTGATGTAAGAAGAAAGGAAGAGAAATACAAGTTAGTGAAGGAAAGGGGGCAGCTCACACACTCATTACCTCGGGGATCGGGTGTAAAAGGTGTCATTGTGCATGTTGATTAGGGGTGGGCCCTCTCCTCCCAGAGTCTGAGAGTATTAGGGTGTAggagttaaagagcttctaatGGGATCTGGATGCTGTCGTGTTTaccctgccccccccccacgCCCACCCTGCTGCACGCCCACTGCATTGTGGAAGTTGCTGGGCTTTGGGAGACCACAATGGGGCTGAGTGTagggacagatggaggtcccttTGGAAGAAGAGGgcacaaaaaaacagccaaaggtAGGAGGGCCGAGGTATCAGTCGGCTAGCCTGCTGCCAGTGACGTGGGAGAGGAAAAGCTAAAAGGGGGGTTTCTGGGTTTTTCCTTAATTATAATGCAAAGAGTAGAGTCAGTATTCTTTGATAATCTGTTAAATCACTGATATAGACACATAATGGTTTGACAGTGCAGTAAAACCCTCCTTTACACATGCCAGCTATAAACAAATcaattacttttaaaattccTTGGTATACTGAGCATAGCTACCAGGAAGCCAATAACAACTCTTTATAATTCCTGAGGGGAACTTTGATTTGTGCCAATCTTTCTATGGAAAATGTCATATCTTTTATCCCTGTGCTGCTTTCCAAATGCCAGTACATCtgtgagttttgtttttaatacagaaGATTTCCTTCTGGctgtttcagctctgtgttGTCAGTGACTTCATCTGACCTCTACCCTGCAGCAGTGCATGGAGCATTAAGAACTACTAAACTTAGCACGGAAATTAATGTGTTTGGTGGAATAATTCTTTGTAGTAACAATGCtgttgccacatttgtaaggaacattcctttgtgggatgagcagcagagctgagtatgtgggctgcacccatgaaaaatttgccaaatcttctctgccagtgccaaacagctcaTTTTACTGTTGCTACTGGGTGCTTCTCATTACAAAGTTTTGTCCATCctcacctc
This window of the Cheilinus undulatus linkage group 11, ASM1832078v1, whole genome shotgun sequence genome carries:
- the neurod4 gene encoding neurogenic differentiation factor 4, with the protein product MMTKPFGKSSDVSELVSSLGWLEEDGSSQDGDESPEMRVRHGLNAGSRIHSCTELGSEDMEEEEEEEDEEEIGPNGENAPKRRGPKKKKMTKARLERFRARRVKANARERSRMHGLNDALDNLRRVMPCYSKTQKLSKIETLRLARNYIWALSEVLESGQSPESHGFVEMLCKGLSQPTSNLVAGCLQLGSSPMMLNKLEDKCGGPGVGGVGGQTGHPLSYPSPGLPSPPYGSLEASHLLHMKGFKGAVYDNPSPNECSSGTPPYDGPLTPPLSISGNFALKQEPSPHESERNYTPHAGHHAHYLTSHHYSSSTAGGPQGHPLFQASRYELPLDVAFDSFTSSHLISSQMGTM